The window TACAGTCAGATTCTGCAGCATCTTGCTCAGCGCATCATTAAAAACAGGCACTTTCTCGAGCACAGCATTAAAGCTTGAAAATGTGATTATCATTGTTATTGTCGCAACCAGATAAAGCAGCTTCTCTTTGTCTGTTATGTTCAGGAGGCCGACAACTAGGCCGAGAATTGCTATAATTATTACTTCAATTGCAGCATATTCTGCAGGAAGATTAAATGCTCCCATTACAATTGCTATTACCGCTCCAACCAGAAAAGAAGCAATGCCTATTTTCTCCAAAAAAGTTCCTTTTGATTTAGCCATTTTTCACCTCTTTGAACAGCACAATATTATAATGGTGTCTTAACTAGAGTTATATTTAAAACTTGTTGTTTTATCAGGTAAAGTTTCTAACCATACACTAACGAAAAACACCACCACAACTGACGGCAGACGGTCAAAGCTCACTTCGTTTGCTTTGCCCTACGAGCCACCCCGTAAGGGACATCCCCCGTCTCGTCTGCGTCAGTGATGGTGTTTTTCTCCCAACTAAAAAATCCAGCCATGGTGCCGACGAGGCGAGGGTTGGCTCCTACGGAGTGCCGAGTAGGACAAAACTTGTTTTGTCCGTAGGCACCATGGTTGGCTGGATTTTTTTGATAGAATGCAAATATATAATATGGTTTCGTAATTTGACTTAATAGCGCCTTAATAATCAAATCATCCCAAGCTCTTTATCCACCTGCCTTTGCGTCCTTAGCAGCTCAATCTCAATATCCCCGAAATGCTCGTACTGCCAAAGGTCTATTTTCCTCTGGTGAGTCAGGTGAAGCAGCGGAATAAATGTGTACACTTTGTCTTCCTTGCTCTGCGAAGGCACAAGATTCGAGAATGTCAGCTTTGATCTTTTATTAAATACAAAGAAATCCTTGATCTTCCTGTAAACATCCCTTACAACAAGCGTCATATCCACTCCCTTTTTCGGGATTTCAAAATCAGTTACAGGCATTCTGCTCAGAACCCTTCTTCTTTTGACTTCCAGTGCCTGCTCTAATGCGCCCACAAGGTCATAAATCGAAACCTTTCTTTTTCTGGGCTGCGGAGTCCTTGGAATAAGCCTTGCCTTTTCAGCATCCGGATCTCCTCTTGTTTCCTCCAGCACATCAAAGAATGCCTCATCGTCGCCTTGTTCGCTTGCTGAAATCAGCCTGTCTAAAGCATCCATGTCTTCTCCCACTAAGCGGTTTGACTTTATTTTAAGGAGTATTGCAGCAGCAAGCAGAACTTTCCCGGAAATCCTGAAATCCATTTGCTTTAGCTGCTTTACCAGCTCTATGTATTTCTGGGTAAGAAGCGAAATATCAATGTCCCAGGGGTCCATCTGCTCTGTCTTGACAAGATCATAAAGAATTGTCTGCCATGTCAGCTCATCTTCTTCGACAATCAGCTTGAAGATACTCTCGTTGTTTGGCATAATTTCACGTCTTTTTAGTTTAGTCTTTCCTTTAACTTTATAAGTTTTGTGATTTTGTTTTTATTCATAAATTATAATAAAGTTTAAATATGATCCTAGAAATCCTTATCTTATGGGCTCATAGTTCAGTGGCTAGAACGTCGCCCTTACAGGCGCGAGTGTAACGAGCGCTCGCTGCTTTGAAAGGCGAAGGTCGCCGGTTCGAGTCCGGTTGGGCCCATTTCACCTTATTAATGCGATGGTGATCTAATGGCTACGACGGGTTGTACTTGTCATAGAACCAGTCGCCATAAATGATAAGGCCTTGCCAAGGCTTTCATCCGGGTTCGAATCCCGGCCATCGCACTTTTTATTTGCTTTATTTGATGTTCGTCCTGAGTGCAAAAATTATGTGTGCTGTCCGTATTCGAATAAAAAAGAGACTACACAAAACTCCTAAATAATGATTTTTGGTCTTCAACACAAAAATCAATTATGAAGTTTTGTTCAACAGCCTCTTTTTTGTTGTAATCCGAGGTTTTTTAAAAATAAAAAACCTCAGAGGTGGTTAAAATGAAAAATCAAATTAAAGATCGTGATGAACATTATCTGAAATTCAAGAAGGGCGACCAAACTAGATTTATGAGATCAGTTAAAGATAAGTGCTTCGGTTCGTGGATCAAATTGGCAGATTTTCTTGGCGTCAATAGAAGTATGATCTTTTTATACCTGTCAGAAGAGTGCAAACTGCCTAAGACGGGTTTTGAGAAAATGATTAAAATTTCAAATCTGAATCCTAATAATTTTTTATTTAAAATTGTTCATTATTCAATTTATGGAGTAGCTAAAATCCCGCATAAAATAACCCCGGAGTTATCTGAGTTTGTTGGTATCATGTTGGGAGATGGCAATATAAGTAAAGTAAATTATCAAATAACTATTAGCGGCGGTATTATTGATGGGTGTTATATCACCAATTATGTGCCTCAATTAATAAAAAAACTATTTTCAAAGGGCGTTTATTTTAGAAAAATAGCCAAAGCCGGGTTAGATTGTAAATTTAGTTCTAAAGCAGTCTGCGAATATCTTATGTCTAAGATGGGCATCGTATCACCAAAGACCAATTGTGTGATACCAAAAAGTTTCTTTGAAGACCACAATATACTTAGGTCTTGTGTAAGAGGGTTATTCGATACAGATGGCGGTCTGCATAAACATCATAAAAATTCAGCTCAACTTCAATTTACAAACAAATCTTATTCACTAATTCAATCCCTACGAAATGCTTTGATTCAATTGGGTTTTAAACCATCTCAAATAACGATTAACCATAAGGAGAGGAATACATTGGAATTATACTTATTTGATAGAGATGTTAGACTATATTTCAAAGAAATCGGTTCAAGCAACCCAAAAAACAATCTTAAATTTGAAACGTGGGTTAAAGAAGGGAAGGTGCCATTAAATAAAGAGATGACTAACGCAAATAGTGCAAAGGAAGACTGATCTTCATTATTTCTTCGAAGTGAAAGAAACACAAATTTTATAAACAGATTGGCAATAATCATTCTCAAGAGTCCGTAGCTCAGTCTGGTTAGAGCGCCGTGTTTAAGAAGCATCTTAAACGCGTAAGTCTTATATGAGATTTTTGGACGCAATGCAAAGATCCAGAAATTCTCTAAGCCAGCCGGCGGTCCGGGGTTCAAATATCCCGGAGGAAAGCCAAAACCTCGGGATTTGAAAGTCCCTGCGGACTCATATGCCCCCATGGTGTAGCCCGGCCAATCATTCGGCCTTTTCGAGGCTGAGACACGGGTTCAAAAGAGCTCAGAGGCCCTTGGCCGTCTTTTCAAATGAAACCGAAAAACGCAGCAGTTGTTTACCATTTTAAAGGCAAATCCCTCAGATCAGTCTGCAATGTTTTGAAGAAAAACAACATACAATTCAGCATTCTCTCAAGGGAAAAATTGAATGAAAAAAGTTTTGAGAACAAAGACCTAATCATTGCAATTGGCGGCGACGGGACATTTTTAAGGGCATCGCATTTCATCGGGAATTCTGCCATACTGGGGATTAACGCTGACCCCAAAAATAAAGAAGGCTTTTTTATGTGCTGCAATGCCAAGAGCTTTGAAAATAAATTCAGGAATATTCTGAAAAATAATTTCAAAAAAATAAAGCTTAACAGGCTTGAACTTAAAATAAGCAATAAAAAAATAAGCACTCCTGCGCTGAACGAAGTTTATGTCGGCTCTGCTAAGGCATACCATACATCAAATTACGAGATTTTTATTGACGGAAAAAAAGAGATCCAAAAAAGCTCAGGCATTTTGGTTGCAGCAGCAGCAGGAAGCACGGCATGGATCAAAAGCGCAGGCGGCAAAAAACTAAGCTTAACTTCTAAAAAGATTCAGTATCTTGTTAGGGAGCCTTACAGCGGCAGAATTTCAGGATTCGGCCTTAAAAAAGGATTCGCTAACAAAATAAAAATAAAGGCCTTGAAGCAGGAGCTTGTTGTTGTTATTGATTCCTTGACAGAAGAGCATCCCCTGAAAAAAGGAAGTATTGCAGAAATTGCAGCATCTAGTATGCCTTTAACAATAATAAAATAAATGGGAAGACGCACCAGAGAATTGACATAAAATCCGGCCATCAGTTACCTTGAACTTTTCTTAACTCCGCTACCCTCTGAGCATCGATATCAAAGCTTAAGGCTGCCTAATGTAAGCTTTTGGCTTATTTCATTCCTGATCTGTCTAAAGCGTGTTTACGGTAACAGGAGAGCGCTAACCTCCCAGCCTAGTCTTCCCGAAGCATAAGAATGAAAAATTAGTTATAAATCTTTTTGTTTTTCCCTCGAAAATGCGTAATGTTTATAAACAAAGGCATTTTATCAGATTCAACAAATAATCGGGGGTTTATATGGGACGAATTAAAACACAGTTAATCAAGAGAATTTCAAAGAAGCTGGTAGCTGAGCATAAGCAGGACCTCAAGAAAGAATTCAATGAAAACAAGCAGTCAGTAGCGAAATATCTGGACACAACCAGCAAAAAAATGAAGAATATCATATCAGGCTATGTCACAAGAATGATGAAAGCAGGAGAGCGCAGGAGAAGAAGCGTCAGAATAGAGGAAGAGAATTATGGCGGGGGCGATAACAATGGCAGAAGACAGCAACAACATCTTTATAGGAAGTAAGCCTTTTATGAATTATGTAACCGGCGTAGTGATGCAGTTTACAACCAAGGACGCGCGGCAAGTCGCTATAAAGGCAAGGGGAAAATTCATATCGAGAGCAGTGGATGTGGCGCAGGTTGCAGCAAAAAGGTTTTTGACAGGCCAGGTTGATATTGGCGACATAAAGGTTGACAGCGAAGAGTTCACAAACAAGGAAGGCAGGCAGGTAAGAGTTTCAACAATAGAGATAGTTCTGGCAAAGAAGTAATTCTTTTTAATTAATTTTATATACTGATTGCATTTTAACCGGGATAAGGGCCTATAGTCTAATGGATAAAACATTCGGCTTCGGCAATTTGGAGAAACCGGAAGTTGCGGGTTCGAATCCTGCTAGGCCCGCTAATTAATTTGTGTTCTGTTGAATTTTTTCAGAGAATATTTATTCGGGGATATGTCCATTATAAAATAGATTTGACCATATTGCCAAAAATAAAACCCTTTATTCTTTGCATAAGAGAAGGATATAGCTGTTTTCTTGTTTTTTCATATTCGTTTATATGTGTAATGGCTGTACCGCACTTAGCACAGCTTAAGACATTTTGAGGTATGGCCTCACCATTATGTACAATCAATTCTACGTGCTGTTCTAATTTCCCGCCACACTTGTAGCATTTCATAATCATTGATAATACAACGCAATATATAAATATTACTGATTTCCACTGATTTGTTCATCGGGGCTGTAGTATAGCTTGGTAGAATCCGAGGTTCGGGACCTTGTGGCCTGAGTTCAAATCTCAGCAGCCCCATCTAAAACATAATGGTAATTATGCCGAACAGAATAAACAGTATATAGCTCGCTGTTCTTATGGTGTTTCTCGGCAGTTTCTCTGCCAGCTTTCTTCCTATAAAAACATTCAGCCCTATTGTAATTGCAAGCCCTAAAATTACACCTAAAACAATAGGTATGGGCTGCAGGTATTTTGCAGCAAGCAGGCCGGAAGCAACCTGAGTCTTGTCTCCTATCTCAACAACCAGAATCGTCAGGAATGTTGCTATTAAAGGCATGCTGTGCATGACTTTATTTTCTTTTTCCTTCCTGCTTTTTATTATGTATTTTTTTAACAAGCCCCACAGCCCGAACAGGATAAACAATGACCCGACTATTTCATCCAGTATCGATATATTTGAAGAAAAAACAAACCCAAAATAGTATCCTATAATTATTGCTATGCCGTCCATTACAGCGTGCCCTGCCAGAGCCCCTAAAAACACCTTAAATGGCGCTTTGTATTTCAGCGATAATCCCAGAATGATCAATTGGGTCTTGTCAGCTATCTCGCCTAATACTGAAAACACCACTGCGCTGATAAATGCTTCAAGCATTTCTGAGAACGAGCAGAACTATTATTAAAATGTTTTGTTTCAGCATGGCGCCTTACATCGGAGTCCTATTAGTTGCGTCGGAGCGTATCGAAGACCGAGGATTAGTGCAACGTTCCATAGCGAAGTGAGGGGCTGAGAAGTTATTGATTCTATGAAAAGAAACATTTTTGCAGGTAATTACGATAATGTTGAGCAATATGTAAGTTCTTTACATTTACTAGAAGCTTTCTATCTGCCAATTTTAATGCCAAATCATCTCAGCAAACCGGGAGCTTGATTCAAATAAAATCAGAAATCTTATGCTTGATTTCTTCATGCCAAAGCCATCCGAGCAAAATTATTGCATCCAATGCTTCTGGGATATTTGATAAATTAAAATAATTAATTAGATGTAACTTCCAAGCCTGAAATGAGAAAGGGAATAACCACATTACGCCCTCAAATCTTCCGCCACCAATAACATAATCCAAGAAGATATGCAATAGTATTGCAAATGTCGCAACATAAAAATAAGTTGCCTGTTTATGTTTCTTCTTTTTCCATAGAATTACAGCAGGAATCAAAAATAAAAGCGCAAAAAAAGGAGTGTGGGTAATTCCTCTATGTTGTAATAAAAAAGGAACATTAAAATTGAAAAAACCTGCAAACATTTTCAGGACAATATCAATATCGGGTAAAAGTCCAAAAAAACCTGCAAGAAAAATTGTGTGAACTGTAAAATATTTTTTATGTTTTGTAACATAATCTCTATACAAATCAACTAAAATTATGCTTGTTAAAACATGAGTTACTGCTAGTGGCATATTAAGTATTAATCAATCAAGTAATATATTAATGTTACGGCGTGTTTTTTAGATTCGTTAAGCGGACACACATCATTCTCTCAAATTATGGCTTGGGGTGGCAAATTGATCATAACAGATGTTTAACGCAGTTTATCGCATGCACTTTATGCTTTGAATTCTCCTTGATCTCAATAATATTCACGCATGCATTGGATTGCCTCAGTTTAAATGCTTCTTCAATCGATTTATTCAGAAGAATCCCCAGCAGCATCGTGATAAAAGCAGCATGCGACGAGATAAGGATCGTCCCTTTTGTATGCCTTTTAAACAGCATATTAAGGAATTTTTGCGCCCTCTCTTTTGATTCTGTAAAGCTTTCTCCTCCTTCTGGTTTAAATTCTGCTAATGATAGCCTGCTTTCTTCCTTTGTTTTACGAAGTTCTTCCCTTGGCCTTCCCTCAAAAACCCCTGGATGCTGCTCCCTTAATTCAGAAGTATAATGAATTGGAGCTTTATGAAATTTTGCTATTTCTTCAGTTGTATCTTTTGCTCTTTGCAAATCGCTTGAATAAATGCAATCAATTTTTTCATCTTTCAACCTCAATGCTAATTTTCTGGCCTGCTCAATTCCTGTTTTTGTTAACTTTCCGTGCTTATGGCCCTGTGTAATTCCTTTAGTATTTTCTTCAGTTTCACCATGCCTGACTATGATTAATTTCATGCTGCTGTGGCAGGGGGAGAAGTTTAAATAATTATTGTTTAGAAAATTGTCGCCCGTAGCACTAACCCCTTTATTCATTGCTTGGCGTTCGCCGTGAGCTCCAAAAGGTACTCTCGTGACGGGCTGTTTATGCAAGAACAGGTACTCTCGTGACGGGCTGTTTATGCAAGAACGTCCTTTATTCAAAGCTACAGTGAGCTCGTAAAGGTGTTTGATTGCACGATAAGGAGAATATCTCCGGCATTTAAAAACTTATCTGAAAAAACTTAATCTTCAGGCCAGTTCGAAGAATAAACCTCGGCTTCAACATCCTCTTTCGGCAGGATCTTCAGTGATTTATAGCATGTTCCAAGCGCCTCATTCAGTTTCTTATGCTCATCATCGCAGAAAGGCAGGTGTTTGCTCTTGCCGCAGGTGCATAAGCTGCATCTCTTTCCCTTCTTAAGCACGATCTTCTTTGCATTATCCGGGAGCTTATCTTCGTCTGCCATAGCAATAAAAGCGGGCAGGATTATATAAAGTTAACCCAAAAAAATCATTCGCAATAAAAACCAAAGATTTATATATGTGTGTTACTACCCTTTAGTAAATTTTTTTTAAGATAAAAATGAAAAATCCCCAAGTTGTTAAAATCGGTGCAAGCTCGATAATAAAGAACGGAAAAGCTGATCAGGCTATTTTAAAGCACATAGCTTACGATGTAAATAAATTGAGTGAAGAAGGCACGCATTCTATATTGGTCGTATCAGGAGCAATAAAGCTAGGAATGCATATTCTTGGCTATGAAAAGCAGCCTGCAAATGATGATATACTGGCATTGCAAAGATGCGCCTGTGTTGGCCAAAAGGAATTAATGAAAGAGTATGACAAGGCATTTGATGGATATGCAACAATCTCTCAGCTTTTAGTCACATTCCACAATTTAGAATACCTAAAGGAGGAAAAAAATATAGAAAATAGGATAAAAGATGATGTTATGCACGGCATTATAACATTAATCAATTACAATGACGGAATTGACAGCAGAGGCATTGTTTTGTATGATAAGAAAAAACCAGTAATCCGCGATAATGATCTTTTAGCAGCACAAGTTGCGAAATATGCCAACGCTTCCAGGTTAGTAATACTGACTAATTCAGATGGAAAAGGAACAATGGGCAACAGGGAAACAAAAGAAGATGCTGTGAAATCAGCAG of the Candidatus Woesearchaeota archaeon genome contains:
- a CDS encoding NAD(+)/NADH kinase; translation: MKPKNAAVVYHFKGKSLRSVCNVLKKNNIQFSILSREKLNEKSFENKDLIIAIGGDGTFLRASHFIGNSAILGINADPKNKEGFFMCCNAKSFENKFRNILKNNFKKIKLNRLELKISNKKISTPALNEVYVGSAKAYHTSNYEIFIDGKKEIQKSSGILVAAAAGSTAWIKSAGGKKLSLTSKKIQYLVREPYSGRISGFGLKKGFANKIKIKALKQELVVVIDSLTEEHPLKKGSIAEIAASSMPLTIIK
- the albA gene encoding DNA-binding protein Alba, translated to MAEDSNNIFIGSKPFMNYVTGVVMQFTTKDARQVAIKARGKFISRAVDVAQVAAKRFLTGQVDIGDIKVDSEEFTNKEGRQVRVSTIEIVLAKK
- a CDS encoding segregation/condensation protein A, which gives rise to MPNNESIFKLIVEEDELTWQTILYDLVKTEQMDPWDIDISLLTQKYIELVKQLKQMDFRISGKVLLAAAILLKIKSNRLVGEDMDALDRLISASEQGDDEAFFDVLEETRGDPDAEKARLIPRTPQPRKRKVSIYDLVGALEQALEVKRRRVLSRMPVTDFEIPKKGVDMTLVVRDVYRKIKDFFVFNKRSKLTFSNLVPSQSKEDKVYTFIPLLHLTHQRKIDLWQYEHFGDIEIELLRTQRQVDKELGMI
- a CDS encoding histidine phosphatase family protein, with protein sequence MKLIIVRHGETEENTKGITQGHKHGKLTKTGIEQARKLALRLKDEKIDCIYSSDLQRAKDTTEEIAKFHKAPIHYTSELREQHPGVFEGRPREELRKTKEESRLSLAEFKPEGGESFTESKERAQKFLNMLFKRHTKGTILISSHAAFITMLLGILLNKSIEEAFKLRQSNACVNIIEIKENSKHKVHAINCVKHLL
- a CDS encoding metal-dependent hydrolase, encoding MPLAVTHVLTSIILVDLYRDYVTKHKKYFTVHTIFLAGFFGLLPDIDIVLKMFAGFFNFNVPFLLQHRGITHTPFFALLFLIPAVILWKKKKHKQATYFYVATFAILLHIFLDYVIGGGRFEGVMWLFPFSFQAWKLHLINYFNLSNIPEALDAIILLGWLWHEEIKHKISDFI
- a CDS encoding 30S ribosomal protein S17e, which gives rise to MGRIKTQLIKRISKKLVAEHKQDLKKEFNENKQSVAKYLDTTSKKMKNIISGYVTRMMKAGERRRRSVRIEEENYGGGDNNGRRQQQHLYRK
- a CDS encoding CDGSH iron-sulfur domain-containing protein yields the protein MADEDKLPDNAKKIVLKKGKRCSLCTCGKSKHLPFCDDEHKKLNEALGTCYKSLKILPKEDVEAEVYSSNWPED
- a CDS encoding LAGLIDADG family homing endonuclease, translated to MKNQIKDRDEHYLKFKKGDQTRFMRSVKDKCFGSWIKLADFLGVNRSMIFLYLSEECKLPKTGFEKMIKISNLNPNNFLFKIVHYSIYGVAKIPHKITPELSEFVGIMLGDGNISKVNYQITISGGIIDGCYITNYVPQLIKKLFSKGVYFRKIAKAGLDCKFSSKAVCEYLMSKMGIVSPKTNCVIPKSFFEDHNILRSCVRGLFDTDGGLHKHHKNSAQLQFTNKSYSLIQSLRNALIQLGFKPSQITINHKERNTLELYLFDRDVRLYFKEIGSSNPKNNLKFETWVKEGKVPLNKEMTNANSAKED
- a CDS encoding TMEM165/GDT1 family protein, giving the protein MLEAFISAVVFSVLGEIADKTQLIILGLSLKYKAPFKVFLGALAGHAVMDGIAIIIGYYFGFVFSSNISILDEIVGSLFILFGLWGLLKKYIIKSRKEKENKVMHSMPLIATFLTILVVEIGDKTQVASGLLAAKYLQPIPIVLGVILGLAITIGLNVFIGRKLAEKLPRNTIRTASYILFILFGIITIMF